The Castor canadensis chromosome 12, mCasCan1.hap1v2, whole genome shotgun sequence genome contains the following window.
aaaaaaatagtaatattttgtTTTGGGACTGGGTTTCTTTTCAacataaatataacaaaactgTCCTAATGCTGAttgatgatttttatattttttcagaattACAAATTTTTCTTGCTACAAGGTTGGGgttgttcagtttttgttttttgttttgggtagcactagggcttaaactcaggcccTTGAACTTGTGAGGCAGGTATAGGGTTTGTTTCTTTAAAAGCAAACTTAATTTACACATAAAATTTCTTATGAGGATTGGTAATGTTGGCAATGCCAGCTGCTCAGCAGtcagagacaagaggatcttggttcaaggccagcccagacaaagttagcatgagaccctatctcaaaaacaaactgaaagcaaaaggactgggagtgtggctcaagtggtagagcacttgcctagcaagtgagtttAATACCcagcattgaaaagaaaaaaaaaaaaaaaacaaacatcattTGGTTATCGTCTTGGAATTTCATCCCAAAAATGTTGATCTGAATTTTAGTATATTCCTGTGTATAtcataagaaaaaatttttaatggagtttaatttttaaaggtgtAGGCTCTGGATTTGAATTCAAATTCCCACTTTTCTTCTAGCTGTGAAATTTCATCTCTTTAAAATCAGTTCTTTAGCTGTAAAAATGGGGATAATAGTAATTCTTGCAAGATTTAGAAGATAATTTACAGACTGGAAAAATACATACTTGTTGAATGTATGCCTATTCTCTAATGTGTACAACTTTcatccatgttttaaaaattgttttgttattATCATTTGGCCCACTGTTATTATACTAGCACTAGGTAGGTGGAGGTGggaaaatcacaaatttgaagccagcttgggttaTATAGCAAATCCCAGATTACTGGCATAGTTACTTTCTGAACATTGCTATAATTAATCAAATACTGGCAGATAGTGACTATTTGATAATAACAAAAGGCATTCTTGAGATCATGGGTGGGGAGCAAATCTAGCAGGATTTTAGTTCTTTGTAACTATTGTGCATTCTAAAAAGTCAATGTACTATTCAGTCCCTGAACAACAGCTGCTTGACATTGAAGACTGTGACCTAAATGTGGTGAGACTATGTTTTCAAGTTTTCCTCCCCGATGAACATGGTAATTTGACAACAACTCTTCCTCCTGTTGTCTCTAACCCAATTTATGACAACCGTAAgtactttattttcttatatttgtagtcttagttttttttttaacagtttaatttttaaagtattttgataattagaaaaataatatgttGGCATTGGGTAGGTGGAGGCTggagaatcacaaatttgaagcccttaacttcaaaaaaaaaaaaagaagaagaaaaaaaagaatgagagaatgtTTATTATAGGAAAAATTCAAACAGTGAAGAAATGTATACATCAAAGAGAATAAATCTCATGTAATCTCTTTTTGTAAAGATAATCACTGTCCTCAGGGGCATAGTTTACCAGTTTCTTCTTATAAATGCATACATCATCATctttatcatcaccatcatttacACAGTGTGGCAACCTTTTGAAAAATCACTAATTGTTTTCAAAGCTTACTTTTTTCTCTTAgcaatatatcttaaatttcttttcctttcagtcaccttatgttttctttttgtagcaATGCTGGTGAACcagcccagggctttgcacatgctaggcaagctcttcatcactgagctacaccccaagtcCCACATTATCTTTTCAATCGCTGTTTATTTCATTATATGGttatattctgatttttaaaaagctctatctttaaaacagaacatttcatgtgttctcattttttttcctttttgcccttAACAAATTGTACTGTAATGCCTATCCTTGTATGAGCTTATCTTGTGCAAATATTCCTCTGGCATAAATTTCCAGAAATAGAAATGCTGATAGATGCTACatcaaaagatacagaaatttgTTTGAAAAGATCATGAAACTACCCttcaaaaattgtgtgtgtgtatacatacatatatatgttaaccAGTGATGAATGACTATAGCTGTTTTGCATGTAGAAGGATAGTTGGTTGGAGGACTATAAAGGTAGATCAGAGTATCTTCTTCATAAATGCCTTGAATGCCTGGGAGGACATTCATATTGGGTAATCATATTGGGTAGGTAcaaggaaacaggaaaaattacattgcaaaaaaaaaaaaatgccctagAGACATGGTCAATGACATAAAAAGATTAGGGCTGAaagtacagctcaagtggtagagcactagtcCCCTGTAATCAGTCCCCAGTGCTgtgaaacaacaaacaaaacaaaaaatcagattAATCTGATGACAGTATGTCTGATGAATTAGAAGAATCAGAATTCAGAAGCAGGGaaatttattcagaaaaaatatCAGTCTTAAGACTCTAAACCAGGTTAAGTAAAGaagttagaaaagaaagagataggTATGGATGATTAAAGTATTTAGTGTCCTTTATCTGTACAATGAAACTCTTATCTAGTCTGTAAATGATTTTCCTCAAATTCTGACCCTTACAGTGGGATAAAATGTTTTTACTAAAGTAGcaatccattttaaaaaaatcttttgtatttAGGTGCCCCAAATACTGCAGAATTAAGGATTTGTCGTGTAAACAAGAACTGTGGAAGTGTCAGGGGAGGAGATGAAATATTTCTACTCTGTGACAAAGTTCAGAaaggtatttattcattttgatttgttgaattaagaatatattttagaTTGATAGATGGATTTTACCTTGTTTTCCCATTGTTACTGTTTCTTTGACTTACTAGATGATATAGAAGTTCGTTTTGTGTTGAATGATTGGGAAGCAAAAGGTATCTTTTCACAAGCTGATGTACACCgtcaagtagccattgttttcaaGACTCCTCCATATTGCAAAGCTATATCAGAGCCAGTAACTGTAAAAATGCAGCTGCGGAGACCTTCTGACCAGGAAGTTAGTGAATCTATGGATTTTAGATATCTGCCAGATGAAAAAGGTATAACACTTTGGGAGTAATGATTTATACATTCCTTAAAGTTGGTCCTGCTAGTAACGTTGTAATGCATTTGAGTATAGTTATGCATTTTCATAACTCATATTTTATTCCTGGAAGTTTTCAGGATTTTTTCCctttatgctttttgtttttctttcttaggaaGGTTTGATTAATCTGtaataatttcagaatttctatagTGTTTATCaaaatgtctgttttcttttgtagtgTCTGATTTTGTCCTTACTGTGTCCTTTTTATAGATGGAAAACTTCCCACTCAGTGAGTGGTTCATATGTTGGTCTTTATCTTATCAGACATTATTTCATTAATTGATGTTGACTTATAGGtgttttaagaaaataagtttaaatatttttaacatttttttaaaaattagggctCGCTGTGTatcccagactagccttgaactcatgatcctcctgcttcagcctcccgaatactgggattgcaggcattcactaccacacctgactcttaaataattttttattcagaGAAAGATATCCTTACAACTGATCTGAGATATTCTACAATAATGTGCTTATTAAGTTCATattacatacatttatttaaagcattttctAAATACAAATAAAGTCCCTGTTTATTATTGGAATGGAAGCATAATCCCATTatgattcatttatttgctttcctggtttctttttaaatcagaTGCTTATGGCAATaaatcaaagaagcaaaaaacaacTCTACTTTTCCAGAAACTGTGGCAGGATTGTGGTAAGAATATTTTGGATTGATTCACATTtaaatagattttgttttatttttctttatttagtttttcaaaattggtaattatttttcagattacattaataatgaaaaaaatttattataacaGCTAATTTTCCTGAGAGACCAAGACCTGGTCCCCTAGGTTCAATTGGAGAAGGAAGATTCATCAAAaaaggtattttattcttttctcctctgtAGAGTACTCCTTGTGATCATATAGACTGGTACTTTACACAATACATTGGAATTCcatttctagaaataaataactgcttctttaatattttcctctcttaccaattttttcattctttcaatatTGAGTAAATTGAACTTGGCCTCTGAAATTATGTTGGAAACTAATTGTATTTTGAGAATTTATTGTTcaagaaattacattttaagggctgggggcatggctcaagtggtagagcacaaattTAGGGCCCCGAATTCAATCTGTGAGTGCCACCCTTCCCCCCaccgcaaaaaaaagaaaaaattgcacTTTGTTTATACAAAATAAGTTTATACAGTGGTAATTTTATTCTCAGTATATCATGGAAGAAATGGTTTAGATCCGGCTAGtcatctgttattattttattaataaagtttTACTTGAACACACCCATGCCCATTCGATTACACAGTTTCTAGCTGCCTGTCAGGCAAGttctgtgccactgagctacactacagacctaactgcttttttttttcagtatagcAACAGGGTTAAATAATACCAACTTAGGCTAAATACTGAGCCCCACAAATTCCAAAATACTATCTGGCCTTTTATAGAAAAATACTTGTTGACCCCTGGATTAGATAATGCAACCAAGGGTTATATagaagtcatttttttcccttcctcttctatCCTTAAATTATCACTTTTTCCTGGTTTAgtatatacagtatttgtacATACGTAAataaatatggattttttttttctgactgggAATTTTGTAGCATCTTAGTCGTATCTTAAAAGTTGTATACATTTTTCAATCCTCCCTAATGAATGTTTTCTCcatctctccattttctcctGAAAATGAAGACTGTAAGATGATGTTGGCTATTTGATTCCTATtaattaaaattctatatttatctttcattttttaaaaaatacatgatagGCCCTTAAGCtagattttcatatttaacttTAGAGAAATTACATATGCCAAAGTAATGTATGAAAGTCATTTTACATGTTATGTATAAAACTTACACAACAATCACAGAATTCAGTTTTGGGCTTGTAATAATtttagtgctttttaaaattttttacttgaAATGTTACATTGgttcctttaatttttcattgttaGTATGTCCTTacaattttaatttagaaataatgcttgatataattttgttcattttaacatttttatgatACATTTTCCTCCCACAGAATCAAACTTGTTTTCTCAGTGTGCAGTTTTGCCAGAAATGCCCAGGATTTCAGAACCCTACTATTCTCCATCTGTGTCCATCTCAAGTGGCTTGCCCCATCACAATCCAGCCATTCCCTCAGTGGTACCTCATCAGTCTTCTTCAAGCTGGTCACCAATGGCTCACCCCACCTCACACTCAGTGAATACAAATCCACTGAATAATTTTTCAGCAGGGACACTTTCCACTAATTCACAAAGTATTCCATCATTCTTGGAAATGCCCAGTGTGAGTGACTTAAATGCTTCTAATGCTTGCATTTATAATAATACCGATGACATAGGCAGAATGGAAACATCATCCATGTCATCAGCGGACTTATATGGTATTTCTGACACCAACATGCTGTCTAATTGCTCTGTGAATATGATGACAACCAGCAGTGATAGCATGGGAGAGACCGATAACACAAGACTTGTGAGCATGAATCTTGAAAATCCCTCATGTAATTCAGTCTTAGATCCAAGAGACTTGAGACCACTCCATCAAATGTCTTCTTCCAGTATGTCAGCAAGCACCAGTTCCagtactgctgtttttgtttcaCAATCAGATGCATTTGAGCGATCTGACTTCAGTTGTACAGATAACAGCCTGATAAATGAACCAGGACCATCAAATGATCCTAATCCAAGCAGTCATAATTTTATTCAAAGTAGTCAGTATGCAAGTATTGGCTCTATGCAAAGTGAGCAATTGAGTGACTCCTttgcatatgattttttttaagtataacttgcagaattttaatacttttaaatgttCACAATCATTTTGATATTACCTATGCAgcattttgtagttttattttttgggggtgtAGGGGTggaattgtggtttgaactcagagcttcatgcttgcaaagtgggCACTCTACCCTATGCAGCATTTTGTATTTGCCTAATCAAGAAAAATTGCTAAAGCAAAACTGGCTGGGAgtttggtggtagagcacctgccttgtgagcttgaagtcctgggttcaagcctcagtaccaccaaaacaaacaaacaaaaccaaaaaagccaaCCAGAAATAGAAACGTAAGAAGGCTttactgtttcttcttttgaaagctCTGACCTGATAACTATGTGTGGTGTGAATTCTGCCTTCAGAGCTCTACCACGGTTTCCTAGGACAGACTCTGAGGAGAATGTTAAAGCTAGGCTCTGTTTTGCTACTtggttttttatatttcttttataatatattaatgtATTCTTAAATGAATTAATTGATATTTGCTTTCAAGCAAATTTAAAGTAAAACCTATAATGGCTATGCCATTGGAAAAATTAATTCCTTATTTCTGAGGCCCATAGGCCAATGTAACCCCTAAGGGGTTTTCTGAGGCCTACTGGTGTTTCTTACATTTATATGTAAATTAATacttctttaaaatgttgagttGGGCTGAAGGCAGTTGAAGTGAGCTTTCAAGGTATGGGAGGTTTTCTACATTTTATACTATTTAAACTGATATCTTTAAAGTTGCTTATTATTTTAGCTTTATATACCCATATTTGCAACAGGAATACATTTCCTTGGACCTCTACTTTCTTAGATGTCCTCACTCCCTCTAAAATCTTACAAAACTGCCTATTTGACACCTCTATCAAAAAATCTCATTAGAGCTCAAACTCAACATAATCCAAATCCAAGTTTCAATCTCCACTCCTACCCCCTTCAACCTGCCTTCAACTCTTCCTTCAGTCTTCCCCAACTCAGTAAATGGCAATGCCATGCTTCTAGTTGCTCAGGCCAAACTcttgattctttttcctttatctcccacaTCCAACCCATCAGCAAATCTAATAGGCCCTGCCTCCACAGTATATCCAAAGCAGACCACCTCTTTTGATCTCTGTTGTTAGCACTCTATTCCCAGCCACCCTCATCTTTTTCTAGGATTGGAGCTATAGCCTCCTTCCAAAAACCTTCCTTATAATTCTTATATTCCCTATAGTCTATTCCTAATAAAGAGCCAGAGtaattgttttgaaaaaaagtcaaattctgTTCCTCTGTTCAGAACCATCCAGTGATACCACATCTCACTCAGAGTAAAGGCTGTAGTCTTTAAACTTAGTAGGCCCATGTGGCCTAGAATCCCTATCCTACTTCATGTACtaccatttccttcctttttatgcaGCTCCAAGCACTCTGGCCTCAGTGTTCCTCTTCAAAGCACCAAGTACAGTCCTGCCTCAGAGCCTTTGTTCTCAGTATTCTCTCTGACTTAACTGTTCTTTTTCCAGATATTCATGTAGTTCTCTGACACTCTTTAGGTCTCACTCAGCTGTTACCTGATTGAGACTTACCTTGACTAACCATCGCTATTCCCTTCTCTGTAGGTCCATAGCACTTAATCATAATCTGACTTTACTAAATAAGcacatgtttgttttctttatgggaATATAAGCTCCTTGAGGACAgaaagtttttttctgttttgttcactgttgaATTCTCTAGTTTGTAAAGTAGCGTCTGCCTCATATtaaacactcagtaaatatttattgaacaaagtTGATggaacttttgttttttgaaagaaagaatagGTTTAATTACTGGATGtttatgatttttcattttgtttaatgtgatttttttattagaatCATCTGCATTCAAGTCCAGTATTAATAATGGTAATCCAAATTGTTTGGAAGCAAAATAATCACAGTAGCAAAGTGTGGCAGAATTTGGGCAGTAACCTTAATTGTGATGGAATAGTGATGTTAAGTAACTAACGTATTAAAGATCTAGTTTAGTTTATGACTAGAACCTATTCTAAATGTTGAACATATTCTTAGCTAGACAATGAATTATTTCACTTACGAGAAGTCCATCCAAACCATAAATTTTTCTAGTTAAAATAGGGTGTGTGAATGCCATATAAATAGAAGTTGCCAGTtgattcaggaagcagagatagaagatcacagtttgagaccagtccaggcaaaatgtagtgagaccctatcttaaaacaaGCCAGTGTGGTAGCACATGactctaattccagctacttgggaggtagaggaaggaggattgtggtctgaggccagctgcaGCAAAAGTGTGAtactatttctgaaaaataaaaaaagcaaaaggactgggagtgtgtggctcaagtagtagagcacttgcctagtgagcacgaggtcctgagttcaatccctagtaccatcaaaagaaaaaaaaactctgctACTTGAATGATACtgggaaataggaaagaaagcaagATAAGACAGGTTCAGGGTAACTcaggaagcaaaataaaaagataaaaacctCTAAGTGCTattaatatttctgaaattacaatttcaaaaggaaatactgggccaggcatggtggtatacacctgtaatcccagcacttgggaaatggggacaggaggattgagagttcaaggtcagtttggactacatagcaagacccagtctcaaaagaaaagaaaaagaaaggaaatattcctgtcataaaatttaaaaatcataagcaCATAGTATGCTTTTAGTGAAATTTACTGGGAAGAAAGAACCCAGAATGTCTCCAGATGGTTATTGGTAagtggtaagttttttttttaaatatagaatcatAATATTGTATTAATTAACGTTGATCAGTTTAAACATTGAGTATTAGAATAACTCAATGGATTTTAAATGagcattgacttttttttttttttttttttgatgctggtgtttgaactcagagcattgtacttgctaggcaggcgctctaccattagagccactctgccagtcctagcattgatttattttgcatatttcctCTGTAAGCTGCATTAAGATATTGCTTCATCTGTGTTTTAAGTATTTCCAgtggatttttcatttttcaggtgCTATTTACTGATCATGGAGTTTATTTTATAATACATGTTTTCTCCTTTATCTGTAAATGTATTTGTACTTTGTCCTTCTTGAGGAAAAGGTGTCCTTCCTTTCTAAACTCCATTGGATTCACCTCCTTTGTCTTCCATCCCATGTTTCCTGTATTCTCAATGCACCAtttacttcctcctttcttttttttttataaacatgGTAAATGTCTTCTTGAACCTAAAAAGAAAGGCCAAAACCCCCAGTAGCAAATCTTCCTTTCCACGCTTATGCTCTTTTCCTTCACATCTGACTTCTAAAGTGCTTGCGGCCTGTTTCCTCACTTCTCAGTCCTTCCTTCACCCATCAATCTCTCTTTAGCTCCTATTTTCCTATGATAGTCTGGGAAATGGGACCAAAGACTCCCTTTGTCAAATCTAGTATCTTTTTACCAGTCATTGCTATCCCTTTTCTATCCATAACCTCTACCTGCTGACTACTCCCTCTTTGGCTACTCTTCTGGTGTTTTTGTGGCAAACAAGATTCCTCTCTGGTGTCCCAACCCCAGCTCTCAGTTAGTGCTAGTTTTTTGCCTGTGCAGTCTCATCAGTGCCCACAGCTTCAGATTTCTCTCATGCTGTCTGAATGCATCTTATAAACTGGCTTCTCCTTTTGCAGTCTTTACTTTCCTTAATGGCATTACCATTTACCCTACCATCCAAGATAGAAACTCCAAAATCTTATTTTATTCTGTCTTCCTCACATTCATACTTAGTCCTTTTGAGTCTGCCTCCCAAAAATCTCCTGTATCTGTCTCTTCCTCATTCTTGCTGCTTTCTAAGTAAAGGCCTTCATTTTCCCCTCCCCAATAAGAATTGTTCCTTATATTCCAGTTAAAAATATCCCATTCTCTGTATACCTTATTATATAGTTAGCATTTCTTGAAAAACCTTCTTTTTCAGGCCTCCATACATGTTAGTCACTGTGCCTCTGTTCTTCTACAACTGAAACACTTATCCCTAATACCAGGCTTCTCTGTGAGGCATGGTTCTGCCTCCTAGTTGAGGGGCAGTTGTCATATGTGCCCATGTGACAGATCTTCTCCCACTGGATTATAGTCAGTTTAGTGTCTCACTGATCTCTGGGACTCCAGCATGTAGCACAGTCCCTGACATAATTGGTGCTGaataaatggtagctattttTTAACCTGGCAGGGAAAGCAGTGACACCAAGATGACTTATCTTAGGAAACAGACTTCTCTTCCTTGGTCTGCTGCGTCCTTTTTCTTTAGAAGACCTTCATGCAGCCCCTAGAAACTGAAAGCAGCTTTACTGGGAATAGAAGTGGTGAATGTAAAAATTCTAGTTACTAGGAAGATTTCATGCCCCTGACCTTTCTAGCTCTCTGTACTATATGTGGTGGGTTTAATCTCAAGTATTTCTCATGTACTTCCTTGACACTTTACTCCTGCACAGATACTCCTGTATTCATGTAGTAAATCATATGCCACATTTTGAATGCACAAAGCACCATGTCAGGTATGGGAATACCTCTAAACCACTATTCTGATTTCTGTCATCTTAATGGCCTATTAAATTGGTAACTAGATCTCTCTACTCATAATGTTAGTGTACAGAATAACTGGGTTATCAATTTTT
Protein-coding sequences here:
- the Rel gene encoding proto-oncogene c-Rel isoform X1, with product MASGGFNPYIEIIEQPRQRGMRFRYKCEGRSAGSIPGEHSTDNNRTYPSIQIMNYYGKGKVRITLVTKNDPYKPHPHDLVGKDCRDGYYEAEFGQERRPLFFQNLGIRCVKKKEVKEAIISRISAGINPFNVPEQQLLDIEDCDLNVVRLCFQVFLPDEHGNLTTTLPPVVSNPIYDNRAPNTAELRICRVNKNCGSVRGGDEIFLLCDKVQKDDIEVRFVLNDWEAKGIFSQADVHRQVAIVFKTPPYCKAISEPVTVKMQLRRPSDQEVSESMDFRYLPDEKDAYGNKSKKQKTTLLFQKLWQDCANFPERPRPGPLGSIGEGRFIKKESNLFSQCAVLPEMPRISEPYYSPSVSISSGLPHHNPAIPSVVPHQSSSSWSPMAHPTSHSVNTNPLNNFSAGTLSTNSQSIPSFLEMPSVSDLNASNACIYNNTDDIGRMETSSMSSADLYGISDTNMLSNCSVNMMTTSSDSMGETDNTRLVSMNLENPSCNSVLDPRDLRPLHQMSSSSMSASTSSSTAVFVSQSDAFERSDFSCTDNSLINEPGPSNDPNPSSHNFIQSSQYASIGSMQSEQLSDSFAYDFF
- the Rel gene encoding proto-oncogene c-Rel isoform X2 is translated as MATMKQNLDKNVGLCFPEQQLLDIEDCDLNVVRLCFQVFLPDEHGNLTTTLPPVVSNPIYDNRAPNTAELRICRVNKNCGSVRGGDEIFLLCDKVQKDDIEVRFVLNDWEAKGIFSQADVHRQVAIVFKTPPYCKAISEPVTVKMQLRRPSDQEVSESMDFRYLPDEKDAYGNKSKKQKTTLLFQKLWQDCANFPERPRPGPLGSIGEGRFIKKESNLFSQCAVLPEMPRISEPYYSPSVSISSGLPHHNPAIPSVVPHQSSSSWSPMAHPTSHSVNTNPLNNFSAGTLSTNSQSIPSFLEMPSVSDLNASNACIYNNTDDIGRMETSSMSSADLYGISDTNMLSNCSVNMMTTSSDSMGETDNTRLVSMNLENPSCNSVLDPRDLRPLHQMSSSSMSASTSSSTAVFVSQSDAFERSDFSCTDNSLINEPGPSNDPNPSSHNFIQSSQYASIGSMQSEQLSDSFAYDFF